One Purpureocillium takamizusanense chromosome 1, complete sequence genomic window carries:
- the RPS12 gene encoding 40S ribosomal protein S12 (COG:J~BUSCO:EOG09265CN0~EggNog:ENOG503P1R7), with protein MSDVEENNAPEVADEVEVSADAPKGQMSVLDSLKGVLKLALMHDGLARGLREASKALDRRQAHMCVLNENCEEEAYKKLVVALCDEHKIPLIKVQDGKQLGEWAGLCVLDREGNARKVVNCSCVVVKDWGEESQERSILLNYFQTSQ; from the exons ATG TCGGACGTAGAAGAGAACAACGCCCCCGAGGTCGCCGATGAGGTCGAGGTttccgccgacgcccccaaGGGCCAGATGTCCGTTCTCGATTCCCTCAAGGGCGTCCTGAAGCTGGCTCTGATGCACGACGGCCTTGCCCGCGGTCTCCGTGAGGCTtccaaggccctcgaccgccgccaggcTCACATGTGTGTCCTGAACGAGAActgcgaggaggaggcctACAAGAAGCTGGTCGTCGCTCTCTGCGACGAGCACAAGATCCCCCTGATCAAGGTTCAGGACGGcaagcagctcggcgagtgGGCCGGTCTCT GCGTCCTCGACCGTGAGGGCAACGCTCGCAAGGTTGTCAACTGCTCTTGCGTCGTTGTCAAGGACTGGGGTGAGGAGTCGCAGGAGCGCTCCATCCTCCTGAACTACTTCCAGACCTCGCAGTAA
- the RPS22 gene encoding 40S ribosomal protein S22 (COG:J~EggNog:ENOG503P2XK) codes for MVRTSVLHDALNSINNAEKAGKRQVLIRPSSKVIVKFLQVMQRHGYIGEFEEVDDHRSGKIVVQLNGRLNKTGVISPRYNVRLAELEKWVVKLLPARQFGYVILTTSAGIMDHEEARRKHVAGKIIGFFY; via the exons ATGGTCCGCACTTCGGTTCTCCACGATGCCCTCAACTCCATCAACAACGCCGAGAAGGCTGGCAAGCGCCAGGTCCTGATCCGACCCAGCTCCAAGGTCATCGTCAAATTCCTGCAGGTCATGCAGCGTCACG GCTACATTGGCGAATTCGAGGAGGTCGATGATCACCGCTCCGGCAAGATCGTCGTTCAGCTGAACGGCCGCCTCAACAAGACTGGTGTCATCTCCCCCCGCTACAACGTTCGcctggccgagctcgagaagTGGGTTGTCAAGCTGCTGCCCGCTCGTCAGTTCGGCTACGTCATCCTGACCACCTCGGCTGGCATCATGGACCACGAGGAGGCCCGCCGCAAGCACGTCGCTGGCAAGATCATTGGCTTCTTCTACTAG
- the PIN4_1 gene encoding Peptidylprolyl isomerase (COG:O~EggNog:ENOG503P4B1), whose amino-acid sequence MGKNDKKGGGDKPAAKGKGGDKDAGGGKAKGAQSINVRHILCEKHAKKEEALARLNEGIKFDEVARNFSEDKARQGGSLGWKSKGSLDPKFEEVAFALEPSTTSSPKIGEAKTGFGYHIIMVEGRK is encoded by the exons ATGGGCAAAAACGACAAaaagggaggcggcgacaaacccgcggccaagggcaaaggcggcgacaaggatgcgggcggcggcaaagccAAGGGCGCGCAGTCCATCAATGTTCGGCACATCCTG TGCGAGAAGCACgcgaagaaggaggaggcgctggcgaggctgAACGAGGGCATCAAGTTCGACGAGGTCGCACGCAACTTCTCTGAGGACAAAGCGAGGCAGG GAGGTTCGCTCGGGTGGAAAAGTAAGGGCAGCTTGGATCCAAAATTTGAAGAGGTTGCGTTTGCGCTGGAGCCGAGCACCACGAGCAGCCCCAAGATAGGCGAGGCGAAGACTGGATTTGGCTATCACATCATCATG GTTGAGGGACGCAAATAG